In Pseudomonas sp. Leaf58, one DNA window encodes the following:
- a CDS encoding class I SAM-dependent methyltransferase produces the protein MLLDPQQLETDQALLQLGKRLWADGYRFTCVSPATHARVIARHAGEPASTLRDVFGWSRPFAPALICADELEQLQRAQVLTAHTQLLRSNVRWSNYEDLLLVHSAYPTEASDAVFFGPDSYRFAQVIQAHLQRTPQPVEHAVDIGCGTGIGALLIARAAPHAQVSAVDINPLALRYTAINAALAGVSNVSVEPSDLLQGITGTFDLIVANPPYMLDVGERTYRHGGGALGAELSLRIVEQACERLTTGGSLLLYTGVAIVEGRDALLDAIRLRLAGPQWAWVYREIDPDVFGEQLSEPGYQQVERIAAVALTVTRSR, from the coding sequence ATGCTGTTAGACCCGCAACAGCTCGAAACCGACCAGGCACTGCTGCAACTGGGCAAGCGGCTGTGGGCCGACGGCTATCGCTTCACCTGTGTCTCGCCCGCTACCCACGCCCGGGTCATTGCGCGCCATGCAGGCGAACCGGCCAGTACACTGCGCGATGTATTTGGCTGGAGCCGCCCGTTTGCCCCTGCACTGATCTGCGCCGATGAACTTGAGCAGCTTCAGCGTGCCCAGGTGCTGACAGCGCACACGCAGCTGTTACGCAGTAACGTGCGCTGGTCGAACTATGAAGACCTGCTGTTGGTGCACTCGGCGTACCCGACCGAGGCGAGCGACGCAGTGTTTTTTGGCCCGGACAGCTACCGTTTTGCCCAGGTTATCCAGGCTCACCTGCAACGCACCCCACAGCCGGTCGAGCATGCAGTGGACATTGGTTGCGGCACCGGTATCGGTGCGTTGCTGATTGCTCGGGCCGCCCCCCATGCTCAGGTCAGCGCTGTCGACATCAACCCGCTGGCACTGCGTTACACCGCCATCAACGCGGCGCTGGCGGGCGTGAGCAATGTCTCGGTGGAGCCCAGTGATCTACTCCAGGGCATTACCGGAACGTTCGACCTGATCGTCGCCAACCCGCCGTACATGTTAGATGTGGGCGAACGCACCTACCGGCATGGCGGTGGTGCGCTGGGTGCAGAACTGTCGCTGCGCATCGTCGAGCAAGCCTGCGAGCGGCTAACGACCGGCGGTTCGCTGTTGCTGTACACCGGCGTAGCCATCGTCGAGGGCCGCGATGCCTTGCTCGATGCCATCCGCCTGCGCCTGGCAGGGCCGCAATGGGCGTGGGTGTACCGGGAAATCGACCCGGACGTGTTTGGCGAACAGCTCAGCGAACCCGGTTACCAACAGGTCGAGCGCATCGCCGCCGTGGCCCTCACCGTTACGCGCAGCCGCTGA
- a CDS encoding carboxylate-amine ligase: MAQSCTFGIEEEYLLVHLGSGQVPAAPSPAVIGRCRQALGQYFAQEMFRSQIEVASPVFANLCEAREFFQNSRQRLRTALAEEGMGLYGAASHPNAAWLRQKPAAPAHYRQLFDDYQHVARRSLLNGLHVHVGVPPGCDRMQLINRVLAWLPLLLVLSTSSPLWAGQGTGYMSYRRVICGEWPHMGLPEPLPDWAAYERYRALLQRTGSLAADGDFWWAIRPSRRFPTVELRICDGCPQLEDALCIAALFRHLVEHSITHRYDPAACNRELRWVAQENYWRAMRHGRHGQFIGVHDQQPVTAEGWLAQLQEQLPIDSADAARAFGHAQCLLRDGTHADQQLCCLAQARAAGLSRAQALRAVVAAGACN; encoded by the coding sequence ATGGCGCAATCCTGCACGTTCGGCATCGAGGAAGAGTACCTGCTGGTGCACCTGGGCTCAGGGCAGGTACCGGCCGCACCTTCGCCCGCGGTGATCGGACGCTGCCGCCAAGCGCTGGGCCAATATTTCGCCCAGGAAATGTTCCGCAGCCAGATCGAAGTGGCTTCGCCGGTGTTCGCTAACTTGTGCGAGGCACGCGAATTCTTCCAGAACAGCCGCCAGCGGCTGCGCACGGCGCTGGCCGAAGAGGGCATGGGCCTGTACGGTGCGGCAAGCCACCCCAATGCCGCCTGGCTGCGGCAGAAGCCCGCTGCACCCGCGCATTACCGGCAACTGTTCGACGACTACCAACATGTGGCGCGGCGTAGCCTGCTCAATGGCCTGCATGTGCACGTCGGCGTACCGCCCGGGTGTGATCGCATGCAGCTGATCAACCGCGTACTGGCCTGGCTGCCGTTGTTGCTGGTGCTGAGTACCTCATCCCCGTTGTGGGCGGGCCAGGGCACCGGCTACATGAGCTACCGGCGGGTGATTTGTGGGGAATGGCCACACATGGGGTTGCCAGAGCCTTTACCCGACTGGGCCGCCTACGAACGCTACCGCGCCTTGTTGCAACGCACCGGTTCGCTGGCCGCGGATGGCGACTTCTGGTGGGCTATCCGCCCTTCGCGGCGCTTCCCGACGGTGGAGCTGCGGATCTGCGATGGCTGCCCGCAGTTGGAGGACGCCCTGTGCATCGCCGCGCTGTTTCGTCACCTGGTGGAGCACAGCATCACGCACCGCTATGACCCTGCGGCGTGCAATCGTGAACTGCGCTGGGTTGCCCAGGAAAACTATTGGCGTGCCATGCGTCACGGGCGCCACGGTCAGTTCATTGGCGTGCATGATCAACAGCCAGTCACCGCCGAAGGCTGGCTGGCCCAGTTGCAGGAGCAGTTGCCGATTGACAGCGCCGACGCCGCACGTGCCTTTGGCCATGCCCAGTGCCTGCTGCGCGACGGCACCCATGCCGACCAGCAACTTTGCTGCCTGGCCCAGGCCCGCGCTGCGGGGCTGAGCCGGGCGCAGGCGTTGCGGGCCGTAGTGGCCGCGGGGGCTTGCAATTAG
- a CDS encoding PIG-L deacetylase family protein: protein MSENLIQSSSGTPWAAWQQAAHLARATWIDPQQLCPPGRRLVLLAPHPDDEILMAGGLLAGFRGREHDLVLISATDGEASHPGSAHWTEHRLRRQRPQESRHALQQLELDLGRVDWRRLHLKDGALPRNEAFLVNHLSQLLKPGDLLVATWRGDGHCDHEAVGRAAAQAAQARQVQWLEVPVWAWHWAQPDDPRLPWPRAHRIQLDEARLARKRKALAAHVSQLEPDGRRPPVLPQNLLDCLLQPFELVFL, encoded by the coding sequence ATGAGTGAGAACCTGATCCAGTCGAGCAGCGGCACACCGTGGGCAGCCTGGCAGCAGGCCGCGCACCTGGCCAGGGCCACGTGGATCGACCCGCAGCAGCTGTGCCCGCCAGGTCGCCGCCTGGTGCTGTTGGCCCCGCACCCCGATGATGAAATTCTCATGGCCGGTGGCCTGCTGGCGGGTTTTCGTGGCCGCGAGCACGACCTGGTACTGATCTCCGCCACCGACGGCGAAGCCAGCCACCCCGGTTCGGCCCACTGGACCGAACACCGCCTGCGGCGGCAAAGGCCGCAGGAAAGCCGCCATGCCCTGCAACAGCTTGAGCTTGATCTGGGGCGCGTGGACTGGCGCCGCCTGCACCTCAAGGACGGCGCGTTGCCACGCAACGAGGCGTTTTTGGTCAACCACCTGAGCCAGCTGCTCAAGCCTGGCGACTTGCTGGTGGCCACCTGGCGCGGCGACGGCCACTGTGACCACGAAGCGGTGGGCCGGGCCGCAGCCCAGGCAGCCCAAGCGCGCCAGGTGCAATGGCTGGAAGTCCCGGTGTGGGCTTGGCATTGGGCGCAACCGGACGACCCGCGCCTGCCGTGGCCACGGGCCCACCGCATCCAGCTGGACGAAGCCCGCCTGGCGCGCAAGCGCAAAGCCCTCGCCGCCCACGTCAGCCAGCTGGAGCCGGATGGCCGGCGCCCGCCGGTGCTGCCGCAGAATTTGCTGGATTGTTTGCTGCAACCTTTCGAACTGGTGTTTCTGTAA
- a CDS encoding glycosyltransferase family 2 protein, producing the protein MIAVIIPAHNEARRLGRCLRAVLAAAQQAQQAGHQVEVLVVLDRCSDGSAAVARRFGVQVLAVEAGNVGMARRVGAAHMLERGARWLACTDADSRVPTHWLLSQLACRAEVVCGTVHIEYWQPWHTAALRKLYHSRYQPREGHRHVHGANLGVCAAAYDRVGGFRPLAAHEDVQLVSDLQASGAQIVWTAKHSVATSSRRDSRAGEGFADYLAGLQAQLL; encoded by the coding sequence ATGATCGCCGTGATCATCCCGGCGCACAACGAAGCCCGGCGCCTGGGGCGCTGCCTGCGGGCGGTGCTGGCCGCTGCCCAGCAGGCGCAGCAGGCTGGGCATCAGGTCGAGGTACTGGTAGTGCTGGACCGCTGCAGCGACGGTAGCGCCGCCGTGGCACGGCGCTTTGGCGTGCAGGTGCTGGCGGTAGAAGCCGGCAACGTCGGCATGGCGCGCCGGGTGGGCGCAGCACACATGCTCGAGCGCGGCGCGCGCTGGCTGGCCTGCACTGATGCCGACAGCCGGGTACCCACGCACTGGTTGCTCTCCCAGCTGGCCTGCAGGGCTGAAGTGGTGTGCGGTACGGTACATATCGAGTATTGGCAACCGTGGCACACGGCTGCGTTGCGCAAGCTGTACCACAGCCGTTACCAGCCACGGGAGGGGCATCGGCATGTGCACGGGGCCAATCTTGGCGTATGCGCCGCCGCCTACGACCGCGTGGGCGGTTTCCGGCCCTTGGCGGCGCATGAAGATGTGCAGTTGGTCAGCGACCTGCAGGCCAGTGGCGCGCAAATTGTTTGGACGGCGAAGCACAGCGTAGCCACCAGCAGCCGGCGCGACAGCCGCGCCGGCGAAGGGTTTGCTGATTATCTGGCAGGGTTGCAAGCACAGCTACTGTGA
- a CDS encoding Ku protein: protein MARAIWKGAISFGLVHIPVALNTAVRTERVDFDWLDKRSMEPVGYKRVNKVTGKEIDKDNIVKGVEFEKGRYVVISEEEIRKARPEATQTIDIFSFVEASEIPLQHFDTPYYLSPDRRGGKVYALLRETLAKTGKVALATVVLHTRQHLALIRPLDDALVMITLRWPEEVRGLETLELDSSVTDAKVDKRELDMAKRLVADMSGPWKPADYQDAFRQTILDLVEEKARKGKIETVEKGDAAAVEKGADILDLTELLKRSLGGNKPAKKARKAS from the coding sequence ATGGCTCGGGCAATTTGGAAAGGCGCCATCAGTTTCGGCCTCGTGCACATCCCCGTGGCACTCAATACCGCGGTCCGCACCGAGCGGGTCGATTTCGACTGGCTCGACAAGCGCAGCATGGAACCGGTGGGCTACAAACGGGTGAACAAGGTCACCGGCAAGGAAATCGACAAGGACAACATCGTCAAGGGCGTGGAGTTCGAAAAAGGCCGCTACGTGGTGATCAGCGAAGAGGAAATTCGCAAGGCAAGGCCCGAAGCGACGCAGACCATCGATATATTTTCCTTCGTGGAGGCCAGCGAGATCCCGCTGCAGCACTTCGACACGCCGTATTACCTGAGCCCCGACCGCCGTGGCGGCAAGGTGTATGCCTTGCTGCGTGAAACCCTGGCGAAGACCGGCAAGGTGGCGCTGGCCACAGTGGTGCTGCACACCCGCCAGCACTTGGCGCTAATACGGCCACTGGACGATGCGTTGGTGATGATTACCCTGCGCTGGCCCGAAGAGGTACGCGGGCTGGAAACGCTGGAGTTGGACAGCAGTGTGACCGACGCCAAGGTGGACAAGCGCGAATTGGACATGGCCAAGCGGCTGGTAGCAGACATGAGTGGCCCTTGGAAACCAGCGGATTATCAGGATGCCTTCCGCCAGACCATCCTCGACTTGGTGGAAGAAAAGGCCCGCAAGGGCAAGATCGAAACGGTTGAAAAGGGCGACGCGGCGGCGGTGGAAAAAGGCGCGGATATCCTCGACCTTACCGAGCTGCTCAAACGCAGCCTCGGCGGCAACAAACCGGCGAAGAAGGCGCGCAAGGCGTCATAG
- a CDS encoding bifunctional 2-polyprenyl-6-hydroxyphenol methylase/3-demethylubiquinol 3-O-methyltransferase UbiG — MSLDPQYFADLYASNEDPWAFRTRWYEKRKRELVMACLPRQCYQHAFEPACANGELSALLAERCAELLCQDLDPTAVGLARARLVNAHNASVELARLPADWPGGRFDLIVLSEIGYYLDPTDWLQVIEQSVASLTYDGGLLACHWKHPIAGCPQDGRDVHRMLARHLPLYVQLQHEEADFVLEYWACQPSVVDLDETCP, encoded by the coding sequence ATGAGCCTCGACCCGCAGTACTTCGCCGACCTGTACGCCAGCAATGAAGACCCCTGGGCCTTTCGCACCCGCTGGTACGAAAAACGCAAGCGTGAGTTGGTCATGGCCTGCCTGCCGCGCCAGTGCTACCAGCATGCCTTCGAGCCAGCCTGCGCCAATGGCGAACTCAGCGCCTTGCTGGCCGAGCGTTGCGCCGAGCTGCTGTGCCAGGACCTGGACCCGACCGCGGTAGGCCTGGCACGTGCACGCTTGGTGAACGCGCACAACGCCTCGGTGGAGCTGGCGCGGTTGCCGGCGGACTGGCCGGGCGGGCGCTTCGACCTGATCGTGCTCAGTGAAATCGGTTACTACCTGGACCCCACCGACTGGCTGCAGGTAATCGAGCAGTCGGTAGCCAGCCTGACCTACGACGGCGGGCTGCTAGCCTGCCACTGGAAACACCCCATCGCCGGCTGCCCACAGGACGGGCGTGACGTGCACCGCATGCTCGCCCGGCACCTGCCGCTGTATGTGCAGCTGCAGCACGAGGAGGCGGACTTCGTGCTGGAATACTGGGCCTGCCAGCCCAGCGTCGTCGACCTGGACGAGACCTGCCCATGA
- a CDS encoding metallothionein — protein MNEQRCACAQCACTVDANAVQQEGKAYCCEACASGHRNGEPCRMADCHCGEKPGESTVDNALEETFPASDPISP, from the coding sequence ATGAACGAGCAACGTTGTGCCTGTGCGCAGTGTGCCTGCACCGTGGATGCCAATGCTGTGCAGCAGGAGGGTAAGGCGTATTGCTGCGAAGCCTGCGCCAGCGGGCATCGTAACGGTGAGCCGTGCCGGATGGCGGACTGTCATTGTGGAGAGAAGCCGGGGGAGAGCACGGTGGACAATGCGCTGGAGGAGACCTTCCCAGCCAGCGACCCCATTTCGCCCTGA
- the ligD gene encoding DNA ligase D — translation MAKPLQEYARKRDFNATPEPSGKRSRGKRAHALQFCIQKHDASHLHYDFRLELDGTLKSWAIPKGPSLDPKVRRLAVHVEDHPLDYAEFEGHIPEGHYGAGDVIVWDRGIWEPEGDAHEAYAKGKLRFRLQGEKLSGVWNLFRTHLAGKKEQWMLVKSHDGEARSEADYSIVEAQPDSVLSDRTLVPRKAATNKPAPPRSSRKRAATGRKAPLPAQLQPQLATLLDSPPSGDWRYEVKFDGYRILARIDGDDIRLFTRNGHDWSSKMPKQVAALRALGIDSGWLDGEMVVADENGAADFQALQNAFDTAHDERITYYLFDLPFLGGQDLRRVPLQARRDTLRQLLEHNQSEVLKYSADFDQPVQSLLDSACRLQLEGLIGKRVDSPYSGRRSPDWIKLKCKQRQEFVIVGYTEPKGSRSGFGALLLALHDHDSGQLRYAGKVGTGFSSATLASIHARLKPLETAKPALLKPPTGAETRGVHWLKPQLLAEVAYAQMTRDGIVRHSVFHGLRDDKPATAIDLERAMPAKTVPKRKQAKAPAAFGELRLTHPDRVIDASTGVSKRDVAEYYAAVSQWILPQLKDRPVALVRAPDGLAGELFFQKNAGQLHIANVLSYGKDEAGQAAMVINRADTLLGAVQMNMLELHTWNATDKDFDKPDRLVLDLDPDPALPWKAMLEATQLVLTLLDELGLKVFLKTSGGKGMHLVVPLTRRGSWDEVKAFSHAMVDYLAGLFPDRLSAVSGPKNRVGRIFIDYLRNGKGATTACAYSLRAREGLPVSVPIWREELPQLKGANQWHIGNLRERLNDLDDPWADYAKTRQSITAAMRKQLGLA, via the coding sequence ATGGCCAAGCCACTGCAGGAATATGCGCGCAAGCGCGACTTCAATGCCACGCCCGAGCCCAGCGGCAAGCGCAGCCGTGGCAAGCGAGCGCACGCGTTGCAGTTCTGCATCCAGAAACACGATGCCAGCCACCTGCACTACGACTTTCGCTTGGAGCTCGATGGCACGCTGAAAAGCTGGGCCATTCCCAAAGGGCCGTCACTTGACCCCAAGGTGCGCCGCCTGGCCGTGCACGTCGAAGACCACCCGCTGGACTACGCCGAATTCGAAGGGCATATCCCTGAAGGCCATTACGGCGCAGGCGATGTGATCGTCTGGGACCGCGGCATCTGGGAGCCCGAAGGCGATGCGCACGAGGCCTATGCCAAGGGCAAGCTGCGCTTTCGCTTGCAAGGCGAAAAACTTAGCGGCGTGTGGAACCTGTTCCGCACCCACCTGGCCGGTAAGAAGGAGCAGTGGATGCTGGTCAAGTCACACGACGGCGAGGCACGCAGCGAAGCCGACTACAGCATCGTCGAAGCCCAGCCCGACAGCGTGCTCAGTGACCGCACGTTAGTGCCGCGCAAGGCCGCTACCAACAAGCCCGCCCCCCCGCGCAGCAGCCGTAAACGCGCCGCCACCGGCCGGAAAGCGCCGTTGCCTGCGCAGCTGCAACCGCAGCTGGCGACGCTGCTCGACTCACCGCCCAGCGGCGACTGGCGCTACGAGGTCAAGTTCGACGGCTACCGTATCCTGGCCCGCATCGATGGCGATGACATCCGCCTGTTCACCCGCAATGGCCACGACTGGAGCAGCAAGATGCCCAAGCAGGTCGCCGCCCTGCGTGCACTGGGCATCGATTCGGGCTGGCTCGATGGCGAAATGGTCGTGGCTGATGAAAACGGCGCGGCAGACTTCCAGGCCCTGCAAAATGCCTTCGACACCGCGCATGACGAGCGCATCACCTATTACCTGTTCGACTTGCCCTTCCTCGGCGGCCAGGACCTGCGCCGCGTGCCGCTGCAAGCGCGGCGCGATACGTTGCGCCAGTTGCTCGAGCACAACCAATCAGAGGTCCTCAAGTACTCTGCTGACTTCGACCAGCCGGTGCAGTCGTTGCTGGACAGCGCCTGCCGGCTGCAGCTCGAAGGCCTGATCGGCAAGCGTGTCGACAGCCCGTACAGCGGTCGCCGCAGCCCAGACTGGATCAAGCTCAAGTGCAAGCAGCGCCAGGAGTTCGTGATCGTCGGCTACACCGAGCCCAAGGGCAGCCGCAGCGGCTTTGGGGCCCTGCTGCTGGCCCTGCATGATCACGACAGCGGCCAGCTGCGTTATGCCGGCAAGGTGGGTACCGGCTTCAGCAGCGCGACCCTGGCCAGTATTCACGCCCGGCTCAAACCGCTGGAAACCGCCAAACCCGCCCTGCTCAAGCCACCCACCGGTGCCGAGACGCGCGGCGTACACTGGCTGAAGCCGCAGCTGTTGGCCGAAGTCGCCTATGCCCAGATGACCCGCGACGGCATCGTGCGCCACTCGGTGTTCCACGGCCTACGCGATGACAAGCCGGCGACCGCCATCGACCTGGAGCGCGCCATGCCAGCCAAGACCGTGCCTAAGCGCAAGCAGGCCAAGGCGCCCGCAGCCTTCGGCGAGCTGCGCCTGACCCACCCCGACCGGGTAATCGACGCCAGCACCGGCGTGAGTAAACGTGACGTGGCCGAGTATTACGCCGCCGTCAGCCAGTGGATCTTGCCCCAGCTCAAGGACCGCCCGGTGGCGCTGGTCCGCGCGCCGGACGGGCTGGCCGGTGAGCTGTTTTTCCAGAAGAACGCCGGTCAGCTGCACATTGCCAATGTGCTTAGCTACGGCAAGGACGAAGCCGGCCAGGCGGCGATGGTCATCAACCGTGCCGACACCCTGCTCGGCGCGGTGCAAATGAACATGCTCGAACTGCACACCTGGAACGCCACCGACAAGGATTTCGACAAGCCCGACCGCTTGGTCCTCGACCTTGACCCAGACCCGGCACTGCCCTGGAAGGCCATGCTCGAAGCCACTCAACTGGTCCTAACCCTGCTGGATGAACTGGGTTTGAAGGTGTTTCTGAAGACCAGCGGCGGCAAAGGCATGCACCTGGTCGTGCCCCTGACCCGGCGGGGCAGCTGGGACGAGGTCAAGGCCTTCAGCCACGCCATGGTCGATTACTTGGCCGGGCTGTTCCCTGATCGGCTGAGTGCAGTGTCCGGGCCCAAAAACCGGGTCGGGCGCATTTTCATCGACTACCTGCGCAATGGCAAAGGTGCCACCACCGCCTGCGCGTACTCCCTGCGCGCCCGTGAAGGCTTGCCCGTCTCGGTCCCCATCTGGCGTGAAGAACTGCCACAACTCAAGGGCGCTAACCAGTGGCACATCGGCAACCTGCGCGAGCGCCTGAACGACCTGGACGACCCTTGGGCCGACTATGCCAAGACCCGGCAGTCGATCACCGCTGCCATGCGCAAGCAGCTAGGGCTGGCCTGA
- a CDS encoding nucleosidase, whose protein sequence is MMLTQQFPDISLDDTLFVFALEAEAGDVFANVNTVFTGIGKVNAAIGLSKAIAARRPKLIVNLGSAGSQRHGKGAVVCCTRFVQRDMDVTPLGFARYQTPLSDIPVVLEHGAAVPGLAVEACGSGDSFEINHGDAPYDVVDMEAYVLALIARSEGIPFVCLKYISDDAGSDAAQDWAVQVHLAAQAFQRVLFSPV, encoded by the coding sequence ATGATGCTGACCCAGCAATTCCCCGATATTTCCCTTGATGACACGCTGTTCGTCTTTGCCCTCGAGGCCGAGGCCGGCGATGTGTTCGCAAACGTCAACACCGTGTTTACCGGTATTGGCAAGGTCAATGCCGCCATCGGCCTGAGCAAAGCCATCGCCGCGCGCCGGCCCAAACTGATCGTCAACCTAGGCTCGGCCGGCAGCCAGCGCCACGGCAAGGGCGCAGTGGTGTGCTGCACCCGCTTCGTGCAGCGCGACATGGACGTTACCCCGCTGGGCTTTGCCCGCTACCAGACGCCGTTGTCTGATATCCCGGTGGTGCTGGAGCATGGCGCGGCCGTTCCCGGCCTGGCCGTTGAGGCTTGCGGCAGCGGCGACAGCTTCGAGATCAACCATGGCGATGCGCCTTATGACGTGGTCGACATGGAGGCCTACGTGCTGGCGCTGATCGCGCGCAGCGAGGGCATCCCGTTCGTCTGCCTGAAGTACATTTCCGACGATGCTGGCAGTGACGCTGCGCAGGATTGGGCGGTGCAGGTACACCTGGCGGCGCAGGCTTTTCAGCGGGTGTTGTTCAGCCCAGTGTAA
- a CDS encoding iron-containing redox enzyme family protein, with protein sequence MTVMTRKTATMVPALATGPSLHQRYRALLDGPDAASAEWLQAQLARVQHVSDDLPSDPAQLQAWSAQHAAQVAATYADYLEQRRQGAPRRFFSSRAQALWFLQQVAPTKAVDGAWLHSTLRHWADPRYHGLIRTYLEELGGGDPRCNHVLIYQRLLSRLGCLQQPGLDDERYLQGALQLALGQHGEAFLPEVIGYNLGYEQPPLHLLITTYELAELGIDGHYFQLHVTIDNAASGHAHLSIQALRQLCPAAGQRAFYERVRLGYRLNDLGVDTPSLISRFDLQAELLKVLEHKRNFGQFMHSDHCRLQQRTINQWLAEPGAMPGFLEALQAQGWIRRGEEPARSRWWKLIDGPSAPMYGVFTAYEKQVWHDWIAAGWNACVRRIRPGSWEVPLQVEDLPTADAQGDDIDALIARMAGNRHATPEGLQATRAYLRATGLIQEGPR encoded by the coding sequence ATGACGGTCATGACCCGCAAGACCGCCACGATGGTACCGGCGCTGGCGACAGGGCCTAGCCTTCACCAGCGTTACCGGGCACTGCTCGACGGCCCTGACGCCGCCAGCGCTGAGTGGTTGCAGGCGCAACTGGCACGCGTGCAGCACGTATCGGACGATCTGCCGAGTGATCCTGCGCAGTTGCAAGCCTGGAGTGCCCAGCATGCCGCCCAGGTGGCCGCAACCTATGCCGACTACCTTGAACAACGCCGGCAAGGTGCGCCAAGGCGCTTCTTTTCCAGTCGCGCCCAAGCCTTGTGGTTTCTCCAGCAAGTCGCCCCCACCAAAGCTGTGGATGGTGCATGGCTGCACAGCACCTTGCGCCATTGGGCTGACCCCCGCTACCACGGCCTGATTCGCACCTACCTGGAAGAGTTGGGCGGGGGTGACCCCCGTTGTAATCATGTATTGATCTACCAGCGGCTACTGAGCCGGCTGGGCTGCCTGCAGCAACCGGGCCTGGATGACGAGCGCTACCTTCAGGGCGCACTGCAGCTTGCGCTGGGCCAGCATGGCGAAGCGTTCCTCCCTGAAGTGATTGGGTACAACCTGGGCTACGAGCAACCGCCACTGCACCTGTTGATCACCACTTATGAACTGGCGGAACTGGGCATCGACGGGCATTACTTTCAGCTTCATGTGACCATTGATAATGCAGCCAGTGGCCATGCTCATTTATCGATCCAGGCATTGCGCCAGTTGTGCCCAGCCGCCGGGCAGCGTGCGTTCTACGAACGTGTGCGCCTTGGCTACCGGCTGAACGATCTGGGCGTTGATACCCCAAGCCTGATCAGCCGCTTTGACCTCCAGGCCGAGCTGCTTAAAGTGCTTGAGCACAAGCGCAACTTCGGCCAATTCATGCATTCTGACCATTGCCGTTTGCAACAACGCACCATCAATCAGTGGTTGGCCGAGCCGGGCGCCATGCCGGGGTTTCTTGAAGCCCTACAGGCCCAAGGCTGGATCCGTCGCGGTGAGGAGCCGGCCCGAAGCCGCTGGTGGAAGCTGATCGACGGGCCCTCGGCGCCGATGTATGGCGTTTTCACCGCCTACGAGAAGCAGGTGTGGCACGACTGGATCGCCGCGGGCTGGAACGCCTGCGTTCGTCGCATAAGGCCGGGCAGCTGGGAGGTACCGCTGCAAGTGGAGGACTTACCCACGGCCGACGCACAAGGCGACGACATCGACGCGCTGATCGCAAGAATGGCCGGCAACCGTCACGCAACCCCCGAAGGCTTGCAAGCGACGCGCGCCTACCTGCGTGCCACCGGCCTGATTCAGGAGGGACCCCGCTGA
- a CDS encoding acyl-CoA dehydrogenase family protein, translating to MSIVQDFELTNLDRLLRAFGERQQPLNLDTQLPQLIQALQADQLDLLPLPGQGNTLRRWQTLARVAGCDLALAKLYEGHTDALAILAECAGAHHAAAGIWGVWAAEAPDARTCIVARDGERVRLSGRKAWCSGALQIDRALITAWDAHDQPQLVAIELSHPSQGLTIEHWQAIGMATTASVEVAFNDTPGIAIGRPGQYLSRPGFWHGGAGIAACWYGAAEALADYLREHCRNPRPDPHADAHLGAVDADLLGARAALRECAAWIDRQPGADASFEVRRSRAQVEQAVNQVIHHVGRALGATPFCRSSHFARLNADLPVFLRQSHAERDLAALGQQLAQQPAGSWQL from the coding sequence ATGAGCATCGTCCAGGATTTTGAGCTGACCAATCTCGATCGCCTGCTGCGCGCCTTCGGCGAACGGCAGCAACCGCTCAACCTGGATACCCAGTTGCCACAGCTGATCCAGGCGCTGCAAGCCGACCAACTTGACCTGCTGCCGCTGCCCGGCCAGGGCAACACGTTACGGCGCTGGCAAACCCTGGCGCGGGTTGCCGGTTGTGACCTGGCCCTGGCCAAGCTCTATGAGGGCCACACCGACGCGTTGGCGATCCTTGCCGAATGCGCTGGCGCCCATCACGCCGCGGCGGGTATCTGGGGCGTGTGGGCCGCCGAAGCGCCGGATGCCCGCACCTGCATTGTGGCCCGGGATGGCGAACGGGTGCGCCTGAGCGGGCGCAAGGCCTGGTGTTCGGGCGCGTTGCAAATCGACCGGGCGCTGATCACCGCCTGGGATGCGCATGACCAGCCGCAGCTGGTGGCCATCGAGCTGTCCCATCCCAGCCAAGGCCTGACCATCGAACACTGGCAGGCAATCGGCATGGCCACCACCGCCAGCGTCGAGGTCGCATTCAATGACACACCGGGCATCGCCATCGGCCGCCCCGGGCAGTATCTGTCGCGACCGGGGTTTTGGCATGGCGGTGCCGGCATCGCAGCCTGCTGGTACGGCGCCGCCGAAGCCCTGGCCGATTACCTGCGGGAACACTGCCGTAACCCTCGCCCCGACCCTCATGCCGATGCCCACCTGGGCGCGGTCGACGCCGACTTGTTGGGGGCCAGGGCGGCACTGCGCGAATGCGCGGCGTGGATCGACCGCCAGCCGGGGGCAGACGCTAGCTTCGAGGTGCGCCGCAGCCGGGCGCAGGTGGAACAGGCGGTGAATCAGGTCATCCATCACGTTGGCCGAGCGCTGGGCGCCACGCCGTTCTGCCGCAGTAGTCACTTCGCCCGGTTGAACGCCGATTTGCCCGTGTTTCTGCGCCAGAGCCATGCCGAGCGCGATCTGGCGGCACTCGGCCAGCAGTTGGCGCAACAACCCGCGGGGAGCTGGCAGTTATGA